Proteins co-encoded in one Puntigrus tetrazona isolate hp1 chromosome 20, ASM1883169v1, whole genome shotgun sequence genomic window:
- the palld gene encoding palladin isoform X7 has product MPQAQKKTSSVSLTIHTSSPKSPDAQPHRSTLVQPLSITPQRVQSPVSSLYTGDAPVKAPPIFTKMLQDAQATEGQVVVLECRVRGSLPLQVQWFREGQEIQDSPDFRILQKKPRSAAEPEEICTLVIAEAFPEDGGLFCCTASNQYGSVNSTAQLTVTPVAEELPSNGVSGDDSVFEDNQSFPPPPPPPTEISLLEVPPKTPPSAEAFQINELDIWPSVTALPVQVSADKEPEESVPDKPLQNGQALNQPQDESLNSPSSVKETTAQPPSPSAVKAPPLPTKPKPKLSNEQADDLSNERNAAQLKQLQDQILLEQQQQLPPPQEVPPPSPPLPPPPSFQELESSTMQTSTFNYARPKQFIAAQSPTTSGGPIGYSTQSSTSSSSSPLSPTTPHKPFSRVTLPLFQQQASLTKGSSVESPSSPSFPPPPPPFFSSSALSSPAGLPQDFPPPPPPPPPPVTSSPTRSDTSSPFTSTPQSPAGFLVSVLPATPPPPPMNALGLPKGNGTVALPRKTTPRTPRIISDSEIQGSKDAVIQDLERKLRFKEERLSNGQQRLTYEEKMARRLLGADNAATVFNTQQVEEEPVTQEGSSADSESVPQKEYKVSSFEQRLISEIEFRLERSPVEESDDDVQHDEDAPGEVAPFFDQKLKHYKVFEGMPVTFSCKVIGDPKPKVYWFKDGKQISKRSEHYRISRDPDGTCSLHTAAASLDDDGNYTIMAGNPAGRVSCTGRMMVQAVNQRGRSQRSTPGHIRRPRSRSRDSGDENENIQERHFRPHFLQAPGDLIVQEGKLCRMDCKVSGLPTPDLVWQLNGQIIRPDSSHKMLVRENGVHSLVIEPVTSRDAGVYTCIASNRAGQNSFNLELIVAAKEMHKAPCFIEKLQNTSVAEGHPVRLECRVSGVPFPQIFWKKENESFTHNTDRISMHQDNFGYLCMIIQPALKEDAGWYTVSAKNEAGIISSTARLDVHAQWQQTHTPKLKKVRPSTSRYAALTERGLDVKAAFFPDSNPLLPGTLVESDDL; this is encoded by the exons ATGCCACA GGCGCAAAAGAAAACCAGCTCAGTTTCTTTGACGATACACACATCGTCACCAAAGAGCCCAGACGCCCAACCTCACCGCTCCACACTGGTCCAGCCGCTTTCTATCACGCCGCAGAGA GTCCAGAGTCCAGTTTCTTCACTCTATACTGGTGATGCTCCTGTTAAAGCGCCCCCTATCTTTACTAAG ATGTTGCAGGACGCGCAGGCAACTGAAGGTCAGGTGGTGGTTCTGGAGTGCCGGGTGAGAGGTAGTCTTCCTCTGCAGGTTCAGTGGTTTCGAGAGGGCCAGGAGATCCAGGACTCCCCTGACTTCCGCATCCTGCAGAAGA AGCCAAGATCAGCAGCAGAACCCG AGGAAATCTGTACGCTGGTGATTGCAGAGGCATTCCCTGAAGACGGAGGTCTTTTTTGCTGCACTGCATCCAACCAGTACGGCTCAGTTAATAGCACGGCACAGCTCACTGTCACCCCAG TTGCTGAAGAGTTGCCCAGCAATGGCGTATCTGGGGATGACAGTGTGTTTGAGGACAACCAATCATTcccacctccacctcctccaccaACTGAGATTAGTTTGTTGGAAGTCCCGCCCAAAACCCCACCAAGTGCTGAGGCCTTCCAGATCAATGAGCTGGACATCTGGCCCAGCGTCACCGCGCTACCGGTTCAGGTCTCCGCAGATAAAGAGCCTGAGGAAAGTGTTCCTGACAAACCTCTACAAAATGGTCAGGCCTTAAACCAGCCACAAGATGAGAGTCTAAATTCACCTTCGAGTGTGAAGGAAACAACGGCTCAGCCTCCATCTCCTTCAGCGGTTAAAGCTCCACCTCTCCCCACCAAACCCAAACCTAAACT ATCAAATGAGCAAGCAGACGACCTCTCAAATGAAAG AAACGCGGCACAACTGAAGCAACTTCAAGATCAGATCCTTCTTGAGCAGCAACAGCAGCTTCCCCCTCCTCAGGAAGTCCCGCCTCCATCTCCTCCTCTCCCACCTCCTCCCTCCTTCCAGGAGCTGGAGAGTAGCACCATGCAAACAAGCACCTTCAACTATGCCCGGCCCAAGCAGTTTATCGCTGCTCAGAGTCCCACAACAAGCGGGGGGCCGATCGGATACAGCACGCAGTCCTCGACCTCCTCAAGCTCCAGTCCTCTGTCTCCCACAACGCCCCACAAACCCTTCAGCCGCGTCACCCTTCCGCTCTTCCAGCAGCAGGCGTCACTGACCAAAGGAAGCAGCGTGGAGTCTCCCAGCTCGCCTTCTTTCCCACCGCCCCCTCCGCCCTTTTTCAGCTCTAGTGCTCTATCCTCTCCTGCTGGCTTGCCACAAGACTTCCCTCCTCCGCCTCCACCGCCTCCTCCACCCGTCACTTCGAGCCCGACTCGCTCAGACACATCCTCGCCCTTCACGTCCACTCCACAGTCACCAGCCGGGTTTCTGGTATCGGTGCTTCCGGCCACACCACCTCCACCACCAATGAACGCGTTGGGGCTGCCCAAGGGTAACGGCACAGT GGCTTTGCCACGTAAGACTACGCCCCGCACGCCACGTATCATCTCTGATTCAGAAATCCAGGGCTCCAAAGATGCTGTCATACAAGACCTGGAGAGGAAACTACGCTTCAAAGAGGAGAGACTTAGCAATGgacagcag AGGTTAACCTATGAAGAGAAGATGGCTCGCAGACTGCTGGGTGCTGACAATGCTGCCACAGTGTTTAACACacagcaggtggaggaggagccagTCACACAG GAAGGCAGCTCAGCTGACTCAGAGTCTGTCCCTCAAAAG GAGTATAAAGTGTCCAGTTTCGAGCAGCGGTTGATCAGCGAGATCGAGTTCCGTCTGGAGCGCTCACCTGTGGAGGAATCCGACGATGACGTTCAGCATGATGAAGACGCGCCTGGAGAGGTCGCACCGTTCTTCGATCAGAAGCTCAAACATTACAAGGTCTTCGAGGGAATGCCTGTGACCTTCAGCTGCAAGGTCATTGGAGACCCAAAGCCAAAG gtgTACTGGTTTAAGGATGGAAAGCAGATCTCGAAGCGCAGTGAACACTACCGTATCAGTCGTGATCCAGATGGCACGTGTTCTCTGCACACAGCGGCTGCCTCACTAGACGATGATGGGAACTACACCATTATGGCAGGCAACCCAGCG GGGAGAGTGAGCTGTACTGGAAGGATGATGGTCCAGGCTGTGAACCAAAGGGGAAGAAGTCAGCGCTCCACACCTGGACACATCCGCAG ACCACGCTCAAGGTCCAGAGACAGCGGAGATGAGAATGAGAATATTCAGGAACGTCACTTCCGCCCTCATTTTCTGCAGGCCCCCGGTGACCTTATTGTGCAGGAGGGTAAACTTTGCCGCATGGACTGCAAG GTAAGTGGCCTGCCAACTCCTGACCTCGTCTGGCAGCTGAATGGCCAGATCATCCGTCCAGACTCCTCCCATAAGATGCTGGTGAGGGAGAACGGGGTTCACTCATTGGTCATCGAGCCTGTCACTAGCAGAGATGCAGGAGTTTACACGTGCATCGCCAGCAACAGAGCTGGACAGAACTCATTCAACCTAGAGCTTATTGTTGCAG CCAAAGAGATGCATAAAGCTCCATGTTTCATTGAGAAACTCCAGAACACAAGTGTTGCTGAGGGTCACCCAGTGCGTCTCGAGTGCCGTGTGTCTGGAGTCCCGTTCCCACAGATCTTCTGGAAGAAAGAGAACGAGTCCTTCACTCATAACACCGACAGGATAAG